A portion of the Microbaculum marinisediminis genome contains these proteins:
- a CDS encoding AMP-binding protein, translating to MILVDREAAQHYVSAGIWGKIPLDGILARNASVRPNTVALVDRGDRVGWRRTIPSEMTWRQIDHMVSAVSALFLDFGLKQDAIVAIQLGNTAEALIAHLAALRAGLIPVALPLIAREHELKAAFERIAPLAVITGTRIGPNDHCDLMMRVAAEILSIRHIFAFGDAVPDGVCSLNEALLPNASSEGGNGAPRPGNPADHVAIATLANWDSRLEPVARSHNQWLSAATEVILNARIGPDAALATTLLPSSLAGIACGLGAWLLSGCQLILVMPLTSAAFCREIGGLAATHLVLPGKLAHLAARLDPERRTRLIRYWCSPEAFDPAQGSVHADTTMTDVVSLDEMALTAGSGRRTLVLPIAPVDSPVDDAEAGIEADTSAPQAALLTARMPGAMVRAGSGLMPGALMSGALLLGGPQVPTAPLRAGDTDFDESYRFAPHPDGFRETGLRCRRVDDGPPMLAVQGHRTETFVTGGMAVGADSLDTVFRAYDGFADAAAASVADPLFGERIVAAVVPKPGMDCSLAAFRAYLRRIGVAPYMVPDRIIAVAEIPRTGTGSVLRSAIATSLAA from the coding sequence ATGATCCTGGTCGATCGGGAAGCGGCTCAGCATTACGTTTCCGCCGGTATCTGGGGAAAGATACCGCTGGACGGCATACTGGCGCGCAATGCGTCGGTTCGGCCGAATACGGTCGCGTTGGTCGACCGCGGCGATCGGGTCGGCTGGCGGAGGACGATCCCTTCGGAAATGACCTGGCGACAGATCGACCACATGGTTTCGGCCGTGTCCGCCCTGTTTCTCGATTTCGGTCTCAAGCAGGACGCAATCGTCGCAATTCAGCTTGGAAACACCGCGGAAGCGCTGATTGCGCATCTGGCCGCGCTTCGGGCCGGTCTGATCCCGGTCGCACTGCCGCTTATCGCGCGCGAGCACGAGCTGAAGGCCGCCTTCGAGAGGATTGCTCCGCTCGCCGTCATAACCGGAACGCGGATCGGGCCGAACGACCATTGCGATCTGATGATGCGCGTCGCGGCGGAGATTCTGTCGATCCGGCATATTTTCGCGTTCGGCGACGCGGTACCGGATGGCGTTTGTTCGCTGAACGAGGCCCTGCTTCCCAATGCGTCGTCGGAAGGCGGCAATGGCGCGCCGAGGCCTGGCAATCCGGCCGATCACGTGGCAATCGCCACGCTCGCCAATTGGGATAGCCGGCTGGAACCGGTGGCGCGCAGCCACAATCAGTGGCTGTCCGCGGCGACGGAAGTGATTCTGAATGCGCGGATCGGCCCGGACGCCGCCCTGGCAACGACGCTCCTGCCCTCGTCTCTCGCCGGGATCGCTTGCGGGCTGGGCGCCTGGCTCCTGTCGGGATGCCAGCTCATTCTGGTCATGCCGTTGACCTCCGCGGCATTCTGTCGGGAGATCGGCGGTTTGGCAGCGACCCATCTGGTGCTGCCCGGCAAGCTCGCCCATCTCGCCGCGCGGCTCGATCCGGAGCGCCGTACGCGCCTGATCCGCTACTGGTGTTCGCCCGAGGCTTTTGATCCCGCGCAGGGATCGGTCCACGCCGACACGACGATGACCGATGTGGTTTCGCTGGACGAAATGGCGCTGACCGCCGGCTCGGGACGGCGGACTCTCGTTCTGCCGATCGCGCCCGTCGACAGCCCGGTGGACGATGCCGAGGCCGGTATCGAGGCAGATACGAGCGCCCCGCAGGCGGCGCTTTTGACGGCCCGAATGCCGGGCGCCATGGTCCGTGCGGGGAGCGGACTGATGCCCGGCGCGCTCATGAGCGGCGCGCTTCTGCTGGGCGGACCGCAGGTGCCGACAGCCCCGTTGCGCGCCGGCGATACCGATTTCGACGAGTCGTACCGTTTCGCGCCTCATCCCGACGGCTTTCGCGAGACCGGCCTGCGGTGCCGGCGCGTCGACGACGGGCCGCCGATGCTCGCCGTGCAAGGGCACCGCACGGAGACCTTCGTCACCGGCGGCATGGCGGTCGGCGCCGACAGCCTCGACACGGTCTTCAGGGCCTATGACGGTTTCGCCGACGCCGCGGCGGCGAGCGTTGCGGATCCGCTGTTCGGCGAGCGCATCGTCGCCGCCGTCGTGCCCAAGCCCGGCATGGACTGCTCGCTCGCGGCGTTCCGCGCTTATCTGCGCAGAATTGGTGTCGCCCCGTACATGGTCCCCGATCGCATCATTGCGGTTGCGGAAATCCCCCGCACCGGGACCGGTTCCGTTCTGCGGTCCGCGATCGCGACAAGCCTAGCGGCATGA
- a CDS encoding AEC family transporter has protein sequence MQQVISLAMPFFGLIFLGFLGGKIVKHPAEGLAWLNIFIVYFALPALFFQLLAQTPFEELAQWSFVMTTTFATYCVFVIAFVVGWLVTRGNVQEATIQALVGSYSNIGYMGPGITLAALGPAATVPTALIFCFDNTLLFTLVPLLMALGREDHVGGLSMAIGIVRRIVLHPFILATIAGVLAAYFRFEPPEVINTMLTYLRSAAAPCALFAMGVTVALRPLKRIPRELPVLAFIKLILHPFLVLVFLSFVGDFEPVWVYTAMLMSALPPALNVFVLAQQYNVYIERASSSILLGTIISVFTLTTVLYLVANDMVPADLFP, from the coding sequence TTGCAACAGGTAATCTCGCTGGCGATGCCCTTCTTCGGGCTGATCTTCCTCGGCTTTCTCGGCGGGAAGATCGTAAAGCATCCGGCCGAGGGCCTGGCCTGGCTCAACATCTTCATCGTCTATTTCGCGCTTCCGGCGCTGTTCTTTCAGCTGCTCGCCCAGACGCCCTTCGAGGAACTGGCGCAGTGGTCGTTCGTCATGACGACGACTTTCGCCACCTACTGCGTCTTCGTGATCGCCTTCGTGGTCGGCTGGCTGGTGACGCGTGGCAACGTCCAGGAAGCCACGATCCAGGCGCTCGTCGGCAGCTATTCGAACATCGGCTACATGGGCCCGGGCATCACGCTCGCTGCGCTCGGGCCGGCGGCGACCGTTCCCACCGCTCTGATCTTCTGCTTCGACAACACGCTGCTGTTCACCCTGGTGCCGCTCCTGATGGCGCTCGGCCGCGAGGATCACGTCGGCGGCCTGTCGATGGCGATCGGGATTGTCCGGCGCATCGTGCTCCACCCGTTCATCCTGGCGACCATCGCCGGCGTGCTTGCCGCCTATTTCCGCTTCGAGCCGCCCGAGGTGATCAATACGATGCTGACCTATTTGCGCTCCGCGGCGGCACCCTGCGCCCTGTTCGCGATGGGGGTGACGGTGGCGCTGCGGCCGCTGAAGCGCATACCGCGGGAACTGCCGGTCCTGGCCTTCATCAAGCTGATCCTGCACCCGTTTCTGGTGCTGGTCTTCTTGAGTTTCGTCGGCGATTTCGAGCCGGTCTGGGTCTATACGGCAATGCTGATGTCGGCTTTGCCGCCGGCGCTCAATGTCTTCGTGCTCGCCCAACAGTACAACGTCTATATCGAACGCGCCTCGAGCAGCATTTTGCTCGGCACTATCATTTCGGTGTTCACGCTGACGACCGTGCTATACCTCGTGGCCAACGATATGGTGCCGGCCGACCTCTTTCCTTGA
- a CDS encoding invasion associated locus B family protein, translating to MLPVISNSRRHLKGVGSALIAAAIAISWASAPASAQDAGGTPPAAPAVQAPSSGQKLGSWIKLCAPDQANESKEDVCLVTQEVRTETGEFLASVSVQETKTAEGKRLVRAAVPLGTLIQPGIRMQIDEGKQVAGKYVICLPNACYAEMEIDDAFIESLKKGTNLVVLVINNQGKAVGIGLTLMGFTKTWDGPPVPMEELAQQRQKLQEELQKRAEEARKKMIDQGGTVPQPAEGATE from the coding sequence ATGTTGCCCGTCATATCGAATTCGCGCCGCCACCTGAAAGGCGTCGGCAGTGCGCTGATCGCAGCCGCGATCGCAATCTCCTGGGCTTCGGCTCCCGCATCGGCGCAGGACGCCGGCGGCACGCCGCCGGCCGCGCCGGCTGTTCAGGCTCCATCCAGCGGTCAGAAGCTCGGCAGCTGGATCAAGCTGTGTGCCCCCGACCAGGCTAATGAGAGCAAAGAGGATGTCTGCCTCGTCACCCAGGAAGTCCGTACCGAGACGGGCGAGTTCCTGGCGTCGGTCTCCGTGCAGGAGACCAAGACGGCCGAAGGCAAGCGCCTCGTCCGCGCCGCCGTGCCGCTCGGTACGCTGATTCAGCCCGGCATCCGGATGCAGATCGACGAAGGCAAGCAGGTCGCCGGCAAGTATGTGATCTGCCTTCCGAACGCCTGCTACGCCGAGATGGAAATCGATGATGCGTTCATCGAAAGCCTCAAGAAAGGCACCAATCTCGTCGTTCTCGTCATCAACAATCAGGGCAAGGCCGTCGGCATCGGCCTGACGCTGATGGGCTTCACCAAGACCTGGGACGGCCCGCCCGTGCCGATGGAAGAGCTCGCCCAGCAGCGCCAGAAGCTGCAGGAAGAGCTGCAGAAGCGCGCCGAGGAAGCCCGCAAGAAGATGATCGATCAGGGCGGCACCGTGCCGCAGCCGGCCGAGGGCGCGACGGAATAA
- the hspQ gene encoding heat shock protein HspQ, giving the protein MMMLRTAKYRIGQVVRHRVYPFRGVVFDVDPTFSNTEEWWEAIPEDVRPKKDQPFYHLFAENSETEYIAYVSEQNLLPDDTGEPVRHPQVAEVFDGIEDGVYQSREERSH; this is encoded by the coding sequence ATGATGATGCTAAGGACTGCAAAATACAGGATTGGCCAGGTCGTTCGGCACCGCGTCTACCCGTTCCGTGGCGTGGTCTTCGACGTCGACCCGACCTTCTCCAATACCGAGGAATGGTGGGAAGCGATCCCCGAGGACGTGCGGCCGAAGAAGGATCAGCCCTTCTACCACCTGTTCGCGGAGAACAGCGAAACCGAGTACATCGCCTACGTCTCGGAGCAGAATCTCCTGCCCGACGATACCGGCGAGCCGGTGCGCCACCCGCAGGTCGCCGAGGTCTTCGACGGGATCGAGGACGGCGTCTATCAGAGCCGCGAGGAACGCAGCCACTGA
- a CDS encoding extracellular solute-binding protein: MFSRFGRPFGRGLLVAAGIFLAFSTAIGTPAAEPSHAIAMHGEPHYGPDFRNFAYVDPDAPKGGRLTLGVVGSFDSLNPFIVQGAPARGLRDYVFESLMTRSLDEPFTLYGLLAESVEVPDDRSSVTFRLRPEARFSDGNPVLPEHVIFSWELLMKKGRPNFRTYYSQVDKAEQLDERTVRFTFKGTPDREMPLIIGLMPILSFDHYLLDDFERSGNIQPVGSGPYVVEQVKYGESITFRRDPNYWGRDLAVNRGRFNFDEIKYEYYRNDSTLFEAFKKGLVDVLAEDNPARWATEYAFPAARSGDVIREEFESGVPRGMSALVFNTRRPIFADKRVREALLTLFDGAWIDKSLYHGLYQRTQSYYPGSDLSAHGRPASARERELLAPWADRIAPEIMEGTYQVPGSDGSGRDRAALRRAIQLLEAAGYALDGGVMTDKATGKPLAFEILVGTPDQERLALAYVNFLKRAGIAVSVRQVDSAQFERRRQTFDFDMMPYFWFSSLSPGNEQKFYWGSEAAQTEGTRNYMGASDPAIDAMIEAMLEARDRAEFVDAARALDRILMSGTYVVPLFHLPKQWVARRARIGHPDRVSLYGYDLDSWWDRDAGERSD, from the coding sequence ATGTTTTCGCGGTTTGGTCGCCCGTTTGGCCGCGGTTTATTGGTGGCGGCAGGTATTTTTCTCGCCTTTTCGACGGCTATCGGGACCCCGGCCGCCGAACCATCCCATGCGATCGCCATGCATGGCGAACCGCATTATGGCCCCGACTTCCGAAACTTCGCCTATGTCGATCCGGACGCGCCCAAAGGCGGCAGGCTGACGCTGGGCGTCGTCGGCAGCTTCGACAGCCTGAACCCCTTCATCGTCCAGGGCGCGCCGGCTAGGGGCTTGCGCGACTATGTCTTCGAATCGCTGATGACGCGTAGTCTCGACGAACCGTTCACGCTCTACGGACTGCTCGCGGAGAGCGTCGAGGTGCCGGATGACCGGAGTTCTGTGACGTTTCGGCTGCGGCCGGAAGCGCGTTTCTCTGACGGCAACCCGGTCCTGCCGGAACACGTGATCTTCTCCTGGGAACTGCTGATGAAAAAAGGCAGGCCCAATTTCCGCACCTACTATTCGCAGGTCGACAAGGCCGAGCAGCTCGACGAGCGGACCGTGCGGTTCACGTTCAAGGGCACGCCGGATCGCGAGATGCCGTTGATCATCGGCCTGATGCCGATCCTGTCGTTCGACCACTACCTGTTAGACGATTTCGAGCGCAGCGGAAACATTCAGCCGGTCGGCAGCGGTCCCTATGTGGTCGAACAGGTGAAATACGGGGAATCGATCACCTTTCGGCGCGACCCGAACTACTGGGGCCGCGATCTCGCGGTGAACCGTGGCCGGTTCAACTTCGACGAGATCAAATACGAATACTACCGAAACGACTCGACCCTGTTCGAAGCCTTCAAGAAGGGCCTGGTCGACGTCCTGGCCGAGGACAATCCCGCGCGCTGGGCGACAGAATATGCCTTTCCGGCGGCCAGGTCCGGCGACGTGATCCGCGAGGAGTTCGAGTCCGGCGTTCCGCGCGGCATGTCGGCGCTGGTATTCAACACCCGCAGACCGATCTTCGCCGACAAGCGGGTGCGCGAGGCGCTGCTGACGCTCTTCGACGGGGCCTGGATCGACAAGAGCCTTTATCACGGGCTCTATCAGCGCACACAAAGCTACTATCCGGGGTCCGATCTATCGGCCCACGGCCGACCGGCAAGCGCGCGCGAGCGCGAACTGCTGGCGCCATGGGCCGATCGGATCGCACCCGAGATCATGGAAGGCACCTACCAGGTTCCCGGATCCGACGGGTCCGGGCGCGATCGGGCGGCGCTGCGGCGCGCGATCCAGCTTCTCGAGGCGGCCGGATATGCGCTGGATGGCGGGGTGATGACCGACAAGGCGACGGGCAAGCCGCTCGCCTTCGAGATCCTCGTGGGAACGCCCGACCAGGAGCGACTCGCCCTCGCGTACGTCAACTTTCTCAAGCGAGCCGGGATCGCGGTCTCGGTCCGGCAAGTCGACAGCGCCCAGTTCGAGCGCAGACGCCAGACGTTCGATTTCGATATGATGCCTTATTTCTGGTTCTCGTCGCTGTCGCCGGGCAATGAGCAGAAATTCTACTGGGGCAGCGAGGCGGCGCAGACCGAAGGGACCCGCAACTACATGGGGGCCTCGGATCCCGCGATCGACGCCATGATCGAGGCGATGCTCGAAGCGCGCGATCGCGCCGAGTTTGTCGACGCGGCGCGCGCGCTGGACCGGATTCTGATGTCCGGCACCTATGTGGTCCCGCTTTTTCACCTGCCGAAGCAGTGGGTGGCGCGGCGGGCGCGTATCGGACACCCGGACCGTGTATCCTTGTACGGTTACGACCTCGATTCGTGGTGGGACCGCGACGCCGGGGAGCGGAGCGACTGA
- a CDS encoding acyl-CoA synthetase encodes MTDAVSASVYGGPPPPAHFNIAQACLRYQTGASPDKPALVVAHDPADGSADEVWTYARLEDAVLRVSTVLLAMGVKKGDRILLRLGNTAGMAITFLAATAIGAIAIPLSSQLTGADIAFMAEDTEPALIVVASDLPIGDAGRDRRVVEEANLLARAETADRAAYLDTACDDPAYLVYTSGATSRPKGVLHGQRALWGRRPMYAGWYGICATDIVLHAGTLNWTYTLGTGLLDPLVNGATGVVFTGDRRPDIWPALIDRFQATLFAAVPTVYRQILKYCAMSPSAVPTLRHGLAAGEPLRPEIANAWHQATGRRIFEAFGMSEVSTYISTPPTETPRPGSPGRPQDGRAVAILPLEEGTKPIGRGETGLIAVHRSDPALMIGYWNRPDEDPFRGDWFVTGDLAVMDEDGYVWPKGRGDDVMKVMGYRVSAAEVEDVLCAAPGVAEVAVVAIEPRTGVSVIRACVVAQDGAALAPEKVLEFARSRLAAYKVPHEIVVTGALPRTANGKIQRAKLRDPIA; translated from the coding sequence ATGACGGACGCCGTATCGGCCTCAGTCTACGGCGGTCCGCCGCCGCCCGCGCATTTCAACATCGCGCAGGCCTGCCTGCGATACCAAACCGGGGCGTCGCCAGATAAGCCCGCGCTCGTCGTCGCGCACGATCCGGCCGACGGTTCGGCTGACGAGGTCTGGACCTATGCCCGCCTCGAGGATGCGGTACTGCGCGTTTCCACGGTGCTGTTGGCTATGGGTGTCAAGAAGGGCGACCGGATCCTGCTCCGGCTCGGCAATACGGCCGGGATGGCGATCACGTTTCTCGCCGCAACCGCGATCGGGGCGATCGCTATTCCGCTGTCGTCGCAGCTCACCGGCGCCGATATCGCCTTCATGGCAGAAGATACGGAGCCCGCTCTGATCGTCGTCGCGAGCGACCTTCCGATCGGCGATGCCGGGCGCGACAGGCGCGTGGTCGAAGAAGCCAACCTTCTCGCACGGGCCGAAACGGCCGACCGGGCCGCCTATCTGGACACCGCCTGCGACGATCCCGCTTACCTGGTCTATACGTCGGGGGCGACATCGCGGCCCAAGGGCGTGCTGCATGGGCAGCGGGCGCTATGGGGCCGGCGACCGATGTATGCCGGTTGGTACGGCATCTGCGCGACCGACATCGTCCTGCACGCGGGGACCCTCAACTGGACCTATACGCTCGGCACCGGCCTGCTCGACCCGTTGGTCAATGGCGCCACCGGCGTCGTCTTCACCGGAGACCGCAGGCCAGACATCTGGCCCGCGCTGATCGACCGGTTTCAAGCAACGTTATTCGCTGCCGTTCCAACGGTCTATCGTCAAATCCTGAAGTATTGCGCGATGTCCCCGTCGGCGGTGCCGACGCTGCGTCATGGGCTTGCCGCCGGAGAGCCGCTGCGCCCCGAGATCGCGAACGCATGGCACCAGGCGACCGGTCGGCGGATCTTCGAGGCCTTCGGCATGAGCGAGGTGTCGACCTACATTTCGACGCCGCCGACCGAGACACCGCGCCCGGGCTCACCCGGCAGGCCGCAGGATGGACGGGCGGTTGCGATCCTACCGCTCGAGGAGGGAACCAAGCCCATAGGGCGCGGCGAAACCGGTCTGATCGCGGTGCACCGCTCCGACCCGGCGTTGATGATCGGCTACTGGAACCGGCCGGACGAGGATCCCTTTCGCGGCGACTGGTTCGTGACCGGAGACCTCGCCGTCATGGACGAAGATGGCTACGTCTGGCCCAAGGGGCGCGGCGACGACGTGATGAAGGTGATGGGCTATCGCGTCTCGGCGGCCGAGGTCGAGGATGTCCTATGCGCCGCTCCCGGCGTGGCGGAGGTGGCGGTCGTCGCAATCGAGCCCAGGACCGGCGTCTCGGTCATCCGCGCCTGCGTCGTGGCGCAGGACGGAGCCGCGCTCGCTCCCGAAAAAGTGCTCGAATTTGCGCGTTCGCGCCTTGCCGCCTACAAAGTACCACACGAGATTGTGGTGACGGGCGCTTTGCCACGCACCGCCAACGGCAAGATCCAGCGGGCAAAGCTGCGCGACCCTATAGCCTGA
- a CDS encoding HpcH/HpaI aldolase/citrate lyase family protein, whose amino-acid sequence MKLPRNFYRPLAVGAPEPFRDMPVRAERMIHFVPPHIEKVRAKIPDIVKQVDIVLGNLEDAIPADAKEAARAGFIEMAEANDFGETGLWTRINALNSPWVLDDIVEIVGAIGDKLDVIMLPKVEGAWDIHYLDQLLAQLEARHSLTKPILIHAILETAEGVNNVEAIAAASPRMHGMSLGPADLAASRAMKTTRVGGGHPGYSVLPDPVEGSARRGVQQDLWHYTIARMVDACAANGLKAFYGPFGDFSDPDACESQFRNAFLMGCAGAWTLHPSQIDIAKRVFSPDPEEVKLAARILEAMPDGTGAVMIDGKMQDDATWKQAKVMVDLAKLVARKDPELAGAYGFA is encoded by the coding sequence ATGAAACTCCCGCGCAACTTCTATCGCCCCCTCGCCGTTGGCGCTCCGGAGCCGTTTCGGGACATGCCCGTCCGCGCCGAGAGGATGATCCATTTTGTTCCCCCGCATATCGAGAAGGTGCGCGCCAAGATCCCCGACATCGTGAAGCAGGTCGATATCGTGCTGGGGAACCTGGAGGACGCCATTCCGGCCGATGCCAAGGAAGCCGCGCGCGCCGGCTTCATCGAGATGGCCGAGGCCAACGACTTCGGCGAGACCGGCCTGTGGACGCGGATCAACGCCCTGAACAGCCCGTGGGTGCTCGACGACATCGTCGAGATCGTCGGTGCGATCGGCGACAAGCTCGACGTGATCATGCTGCCCAAGGTCGAAGGCGCGTGGGACATCCACTATCTCGACCAGCTGCTGGCGCAGCTCGAGGCGCGTCACAGCCTTACGAAGCCGATCCTGATCCACGCGATCCTGGAGACGGCCGAAGGCGTCAACAATGTCGAGGCGATCGCCGCGGCCAGCCCGCGGATGCATGGCATGAGCCTGGGCCCCGCCGACCTCGCCGCGTCGCGGGCGATGAAGACGACCCGCGTCGGCGGCGGTCATCCGGGATATTCGGTCCTGCCCGATCCGGTCGAGGGCTCGGCACGGCGCGGCGTCCAGCAGGATCTCTGGCACTACACGATCGCGCGCATGGTCGATGCCTGCGCGGCCAACGGTCTGAAGGCGTTCTACGGCCCGTTCGGCGATTTTTCAGACCCGGACGCCTGCGAATCCCAGTTCCGCAACGCCTTCCTCATGGGCTGCGCCGGGGCCTGGACTCTGCATCCCTCGCAGATCGATATCGCCAAGCGGGTGTTCAGCCCGGATCCGGAGGAAGTGAAGCTCGCCGCGCGCATTCTCGAGGCGATGCCCGACGGGACGGGCGCCGTGATGATCGACGGCAAGATGCAGGACGACGCCACCTGGAAGCAGGCGAAGGTCATGGTCGATCTGGCCAAGCTCGTCGCGCGCAAGGATCCGGAACTGGCGGGCGCCTACGGCTTCGCGTGA
- a CDS encoding UbiH/UbiF family hydroxylase produces MPENGTELDVIVAGGGPAGLSAALALGRSGARVVVVDPLADPAKDRRTSALMVASVALLTELGVWAACVDEAAPLARMRIIDDTGRLFRAPTVDFSASEIGEEAFGWNIPNSVLVAALRRRISDYPSVRIINGTINGVDLDEDAARVALADGETLTAQLIVAADGRRSLCRAAAGIDVDEWAYDQAAIVLNLTHQKPHGFVSTEFHRPPGPFTLVPLPGNRSSLVWVEPRKMAEVLSEFDDDSLARDIERISHRVLGRVEIDGPRGLYPLSGLVPRRFAANRVALVGEAAHVVPPIGAQGLNLGLRDAASIAEVVEDARAAGDDLGGDTACNAYDAARRVDVMSRAGAIDLLNRTLIAGFLPTQMLRSAGIAALGGVGPLRRFAMREGVAPRYRLPRLMRGET; encoded by the coding sequence ATGCCAGAGAACGGTACGGAATTGGATGTAATCGTCGCAGGCGGCGGGCCCGCCGGGCTCTCGGCCGCGCTCGCCCTCGGCCGAAGCGGTGCGCGTGTAGTGGTCGTCGATCCCCTCGCCGATCCGGCAAAGGACCGGCGCACGTCCGCGCTGATGGTCGCCTCGGTGGCGCTTCTCACCGAGTTGGGCGTGTGGGCGGCTTGCGTCGACGAGGCCGCGCCGCTCGCGCGTATGCGGATCATCGACGATACCGGCCGGCTTTTCCGGGCCCCGACCGTGGATTTTTCCGCCAGCGAGATCGGCGAAGAGGCGTTCGGCTGGAACATCCCGAATTCGGTCCTGGTCGCGGCCCTGCGACGCCGTATCTCCGACTATCCTTCTGTCCGGATCATCAACGGAACGATTAACGGCGTCGATCTCGACGAGGACGCGGCGCGGGTTGCCCTGGCCGACGGCGAAACGCTGACGGCACAACTGATCGTCGCGGCCGACGGGCGCCGTTCCTTATGCCGCGCCGCCGCCGGCATCGATGTCGACGAATGGGCCTACGATCAGGCCGCGATCGTCCTCAACCTGACACATCAGAAGCCGCACGGTTTCGTCTCGACCGAGTTCCATCGTCCACCGGGGCCGTTCACGCTGGTGCCGCTGCCGGGCAACCGATCGAGCCTCGTCTGGGTGGAACCGCGCAAGATGGCCGAGGTGTTGTCCGAGTTCGACGACGACTCCCTCGCGCGGGACATCGAGCGCATCAGCCACCGCGTTCTCGGCCGGGTCGAAATCGACGGGCCGCGGGGGCTCTATCCCCTGTCCGGTCTGGTACCGCGCCGGTTCGCCGCGAACCGGGTCGCGCTCGTCGGCGAGGCTGCCCATGTGGTGCCGCCAATCGGCGCTCAGGGGCTCAATCTGGGCCTGCGCGATGCGGCTTCGATCGCCGAGGTCGTCGAAGACGCGCGTGCGGCAGGCGACGATCTGGGCGGTGATACCGCTTGCAACGCCTACGACGCCGCTCGCCGCGTCGACGTCATGTCGCGGGCCGGTGCCATCGATCTGCTAAACCGTACGCTGATCGCCGGATTCCTGCCCACGCAAATGCTGCGTTCGGCCGGCATCGCGGCGCTCGGTGGCGTCGGGCCACTGCGGCGCTTCGCCATGCGCGAGGGCGTCGCGCCGCGATACCGCCTGCCGCGGCTCATGCGGGGCGAGACCTAG
- a CDS encoding CaiB/BaiF CoA transferase family protein, with the protein MQPLSGIKVLDFTTLLPGPLAGLILAEAGADVTKVERPEGEEIRRYAPRWGAESIQFSLLNRGKKSVTVDLKDKAALSRIEPLIAESDVLIEQFRPGVMARLGLDYDTVRKIRPNIVYCSITGYGQHGPKAYVAGHDLNYIAETGLLSLSFGNTGKTVVPPALIADIGGGTMPTVINILLALLRRNASGEGAYIDIAMADTMFTYAWWALGLGNALGDWPGNGDAMLTGGSPRYQIFPTRDGRFVAVAALEQKFWNTLCDLVGLEERLRDDSVDPEATTGALRAIIGNRAAEEWRQVFDGQDCATNVIRTLDEAVRDPHFLERGLFDYVLENDQGKRIPAMPVPVAPQFRGDRTDAKTAPALGADDEGGTAG; encoded by the coding sequence GTGCAGCCGCTTTCTGGCATTAAGGTACTCGATTTCACGACGCTTCTGCCGGGCCCGCTGGCCGGGCTTATCCTCGCCGAAGCCGGCGCGGACGTGACGAAGGTCGAGCGCCCGGAGGGCGAGGAAATTCGTCGGTACGCTCCCCGCTGGGGTGCTGAATCGATCCAGTTCAGTCTTTTGAACCGCGGCAAGAAGAGCGTCACCGTCGACCTGAAGGACAAGGCGGCGCTCTCGCGCATCGAGCCGCTGATCGCCGAGAGCGACGTATTGATCGAGCAGTTCCGGCCAGGTGTCATGGCCCGCCTCGGACTGGACTACGACACCGTTCGCAAGATCAGGCCCAACATCGTCTATTGCTCGATCACCGGCTACGGCCAGCATGGTCCCAAGGCCTATGTGGCCGGACATGACCTGAATTACATCGCCGAGACCGGGCTGTTATCGCTGTCCTTCGGCAACACCGGCAAGACCGTCGTTCCGCCCGCGCTGATCGCCGATATCGGTGGCGGCACCATGCCGACCGTGATCAATATCCTGCTGGCGCTTCTGCGTCGCAACGCAAGCGGCGAGGGCGCCTATATCGACATCGCCATGGCCGATACGATGTTCACCTATGCCTGGTGGGCCTTGGGCCTCGGCAATGCCCTGGGAGACTGGCCGGGCAACGGCGATGCGATGCTGACAGGCGGCTCTCCGCGCTACCAGATCTTCCCGACGCGGGATGGCCGATTCGTCGCAGTGGCCGCACTGGAACAGAAGTTCTGGAACACGCTGTGCGACCTCGTCGGCCTCGAGGAAAGACTGCGCGACGACAGCGTCGACCCGGAGGCGACCACCGGAGCGCTGCGGGCGATCATAGGCAACCGGGCGGCGGAGGAGTGGCGGCAGGTCTTCGACGGGCAGGACTGTGCGACGAACGTCATCCGCACGCTCGACGAAGCGGTTCGCGATCCGCATTTCCTCGAACGCGGCCTGTTCGACTACGTTCTGGAGAACGATCAGGGCAAGCGTATTCCGGCAATGCCAGTGCCGGTCGCCCCTCAGTTCCGTGGGGACAGGACGGATGCGAAAACGGCCCCGGCACTCGGAGCCGACGATGAAGGCGGCACGGCCGGGTGA